From Triticum aestivum cultivar Chinese Spring chromosome 4A, IWGSC CS RefSeq v2.1, whole genome shotgun sequence, a single genomic window includes:
- the LOC123085285 gene encoding uncharacterized protein → MERSWFGWRKAKQGGGGGAGGGGGEREEEEDRAKVVVDGSGIRELVEDREAFGMFAESKFRQLDADGDGRLSVRELQPAVADIGASLGLPAQGSSPNADHIYSEAMSEFAHGHGNQEGVSRAEFQEVLSDILLGMAAGLKKDPIVILRIDGEDLRDFVSSPRYEPAAAAIFSQVGSGDAPLRQCLLAAVQQLGVDHGMPPAADPWVVENVVEPALQQLSTDELEQPASRDVFLEQLKKLLGSVAEQLQERHVIVAHTENTFDGTGVRRLLGNKFELDKLLDSVWRDVPAELRKKAPKDKEHLRVALDKMADAASLPPHGSVAQVDAVVDEALKVADAGDGKVVEEAEFKKLLTEVLGAVMLRLSGEPIFFSTSTVVHEPLSSSSALLPSPAVASPPSE, encoded by the exons ATGGAGAGGAGCTGGTTCGGGTGGAGGAAGGCGAAGCAGGGCGGAGGtggcggtgccggcggcggcggcggggagagggaggaggaggaggatcgggCCAAGGTGGTGGTGGACGGGTCCGGGATACGGGAGCTGGTGGAGGACCGGGAGGCGTTCGGCATGTTCGCGGAGAGCAAGTTCCGGCAGCTCGACGCCGACGGGGACGGCCGGCTGTCCGTGCGGGAGCTGCAGCCCGCCGTGGCCGACATCGGCGCCTCGCTCGGCCTGCCCGCGCAGGGCTCCTCGCCCAACGCCGACCACATCTACTCCGAG GCAATGAGCGAGTTCGCTCATGGTCATGGGAACCAAGAGGGGGTGAGCAGGGCAGAGTTCCAGGAGGTCCTGTCCGACATTCTCCTTGGCATGGCGGCCGGGCTCAAGAAGGACCCGATCGTGATACTGCGCATCGACGGCGAGGACCTCAGGGACTTCGTGTCCAGCCCAAGGTATGAGCCGGCAGCCGCTGCCATCTTCTCACAGGTTGGGTCTGGAGATGCCCCTCTCCGGCAATGCTTGCTAGCCGCCGTCCAGCAGCTCGGCGTCGACCACGGCATGCCCCCAGCCGCTGACCCTTGG GTGGTAGAGAACGTGGTAGAGCCGGCATTGCAGCAGCTCTCCACCGATGAGCTCGAGCAACCGGCGTCCCGGGACGTCTTCTTAGAGCAGCTGAAGAAGCTGCTGGGCAGCGTCGCGGAGCAGCTTCAGGAGCGGCACGTCATCGTTGCGCACACCGAGAACACCTTCGACGGGACCGGTGTCAGGAGGCTGCTGGGAAACAAGTTCGAGCTGGACAAG CTGCTGGATTCTGTGTGGAGGGACGTGCCGGCGGAGCTCAGGAAGAAGGCGCCCAAGGACAAGGAGCACCTGCGAGTCGCACTCGATAAGATGGCCGATGCAGCAAGCTTACCACCCCATGGCTCTGTTGCTCAG GTGGACGCCGTCGTGGACGAGGCGCTCAAGGTGGCGGACGCCGGCGACGGGAAGGTGGTCGAAGAAGCGGAGTTCAAGAAGCTGCTGACGGAGGTGCTTGGGGCCGTGATGCTGCGGCTGAGCGGCGAACCGATCTTCTTCTCCACCAGCACCGTCGTCCACGAGCCGCTGTCCAGCTCGTCCGCCCTGTTGCCGTCGCCGGCGGTGGCATCACCGCCGAGCGAGTAG